The Schizosaccharomyces pombe strain 972h- genome assembly, chromosome: I genome contains a region encoding:
- the pdr1 gene encoding ABC transmembrane transporter Pdr1, translating to MSEQEKGKGDLDDPNSKNTKCPDKFEQKVEEYLEVLNELHLTGRTSGFCMRNFTVEGAFNPKFQIRSFFAQLLHPINIIFRTGPKRDIIPLVKGFDGYLQPGSSLLVLGHEGSGGSTLLKALCGIVEENERLNGSLHYDGLDYKIAHSQFKADLSYCGEGHSKVATITVRRLLEFVCSCRLPASKYDHPRSHYIRRICEIIRDAFDLGDFYNHRILRVFNSGDQIKVDVAQTMCARPLIQCWDNNMRDFDSISVIDILSRIKVLSHKLGTTLVAIVSQASDRIFHMFDMVTLMYEGEQIFYGPTSRLKPYFLDLGFIPAKHSTTVEFVTSLTYPEMRIINKKHQGFIPSTPAEFRECWLRSEDYAKLIKFMDRYEENHSDIHAFKDAKFDQTRLQKFLRWLNSNPCLIPYRLQVFATAKVTFFQYLHDYSYIATFVFTYVFQALMLGSLFYNLRNESSELYSRGSVLSNAIVFTAIQTMSEVDIIFLKKSLFKEHRVQSLYHPSAALMGSSLVEFPMRIVVVTMYDIIVYFLSDLKRNARSFFIFYLFTIVITFCMSAVFRFIALLSTTAEIAALIGGIGALVLIIFCGAVMPVQYIGWWFRWIAYANPVNYGYESIMLNEFDGREIPCSLMAPAPDTAPIENNFCLATAGRTGTSIVSGYQYLQVVYQYKADFLWRNCGIILGFAIFILASSLILANFIRYDRESVHIPEFQKRKSYSQVASSFLIEPQDKPPSQTEPDNKKVDVSTTLSTNDNLVLCWRDLNFTVVTKTSKKQILTNVSGYLKKNTLTALLGENKSGKSVLLRILSQRGIAGSVEGEITLSGLKNPKNLRKRIGYVRKNPLFISEYTVRETLRLHAALRQSKQRSLSEQYAYVEYVIDFLGLGEVADFIVGDMGKGLSLYHKRLLSIAVELSARPGSILLLDEPANGLDSQSAWMLVCILQKLARSGLSILCSVSQPSSRILELFDMMLILDLNGNTVYYDTMGRDLSKLVNYFKRIHGTNEHSKDTADFVLHCIQFLKQGPEFDYAGAWASTNTHKQIIEHVNFIMDNPELTDDDFPNETRFMTSFFFQIYKISMRNFVAYWRDSSLLRARVAFNIVAGLIIGFSFYKQGVGVEETQNKMFSAYMLTVASTSTMNGLQPKFIYFRSIYEQYEQNTAIYSRTAFIIAFFLVEAVINCCFATLFFFGWYYPSGFYEFNHNIPFYGGFAWLMLMIFTLYYTTLGIGIATISPSIGTASIISGTAFVFIQYFNGMIQLPGVIVGFWKWMDALSPYKYFLEGMIGGVLHDAPITCEKFEIHYVDPPPNYSCGEYFSSFLNSSGHGIVYNPEAYSSCQYCPYKNADELMVGFGYHYNHKWRNFCIMIGYTAFNLGAAIALYYIIHKTPWKRLAARFVPD from the coding sequence ATGAGTGAACAAGAAAAAGGGAAAGGTGATTTGGATGATCCTAACAGCAAAAACACCAAGTGTCCTGATAAGTTTGAGCAGAAAGTTGAAGAATACTTAGAAGTCCTCAATGAACTGCACTTGACAGGTCGGACATCAGGATTTTGCATGCGAAATTTCACCGTCGAAGGTGCCTTCAACCcgaaatttcaaattcgaTCATTCTTTGCGCAATTACTACACCCCatcaatattatatttCGAACGGGTCCTAAACGCGACATCATCCCTTTGGTTAAAGGATTTGATGGTTATCTGCAGCCCGGTTCATCATTACTGGTGTTGGGCCATGAAGGATCCGGTGGGTCCACACTGCTAAAGGCTTTGTGTGGTATTgtagaagaaaatgagaGGTTGAATGGATCGCTTCATTACGACGGTTTAGATTACAAAATAGCGCATTCTCAATTTAAAGCTGACTTGAGTTATTGTGGTGAAGGTCATTCCAAAGTAGCTACTATCACGGTCCGACGTTTATTAGAGTTTGTTTGCTCCTGTCGACTTCCTGCATCAAAATATGATCACCCGAGAAGTCATTATATCCGTCGCATTTGCGAAATCATTCGCGATGCATTTGATTTGGGAGACTTTTACAACCATCGAATTCTTCGCGTCTTTAACTCCGGCGATCAGATTAAGGTCGATGTTGCTCAGACCATGTGTGCACGACCCCTAATACAATGCTGGGATAACAACATGCGTGATTTTGACTCCATATCCGTTATTGACATCCTTTCGCGTATCAAAGTGCTTTCACATAAGCTAGGTACTACACTGGTAGCCATTGTTAGTCAAGCTTCTGATAGAATTTTTCATATGTTCGACATGGTCACTTTGATGTATGAAGGTGAACAAATATTCTATGGGCCTACGAGCCGTTTAAAGCCATATTTCTTGGATCTTGGTTTCATTCCAGCAAAACATAGCACTACTGTTGAATTTGTCACCTCTTTGACATACCCAGAAATGCgtattataaataaaaagcatCAGGGATTTATTCCTTCGACTCCTGCCGAATTTAGAGAATGCTGGCTTCGAAGCGAAGATTATGCCAAACTAATCAAGTTTATGGATCGATATGAGGAAAATCATAGTGATATCCACGCCTTTAAAGATGCCAAATTTGATCAAACACGTTTACAAAAATTCTTAAGATGGCTTAATTCCAATCCATGCCTTATTCCCTATAGACTTCAGGTATTTGCTACCGCTAAGGtgactttttttcaataccTTCATGATTACTCGTATATTGCTACTTTCGTTTTCACTTATGTTTTTCAGGCACTTATGCTTGGctctcttttttataatttaagaAACGAGTCAAGTGAATTGTACTCACGCGGCAGTGTGTTGTCGAATGCTATTGTTTTTACAGCCATTCAGACAATGTCTGAAGTGgacatcatttttttgaaaaaatcgcTGTTTAAGGAGCATCGTGTCCAATCTTTATATCATCCGTCTGCAGCATTGATGGGTTCCAGTCTCGTTGAGTTTCCTATGCGTATTGTGGTTGTCACCATGTACGACATTATtgtgtattttttatccGACCTTAAGAGAAATGCTAGatctttctttatattcTATCTTTTTACGATTGTGATTACGTTCTGTATGTCTGCTGTGTTCCGGTTTATTGCTCTACTATCCACGACTGCCGAAATTGCTGCTTTAATCGGTGGTATTGGCGCTTTGGtccttattattttttgtggGGCTGTTATGCCTGTTCAATATATTGGTTGGTGGTTTAGATGGATCGCCTATGCTAACCCAGTAAATTATGGATATGAATCAATTATGTTGAACGAATTTGACGGTAGAGAGATTCCCTGTTCTCTTATGGCCCCTGCACCGGATACTGCTCcaatagaaaataatttttgtcTTGCCACGGCTGGCCGAACTGGTACGAGTATTGTCTCGGGCTACCAATACTTGCAGGTTGTTTATCAGTATAAAGCCGATTTCCTATGGAGAAATTGTGGTATCATCCTTGGGTTTGCTATTTTCATTCTGGCTAGCAGTTTGATTCTAGCTAACTTTATTAGGTATGACAGAGAATCTGTTCATATTCCTGAATTTCAAAAGCGGAAATCTTATTCTCAAGTTGCTTCGTCTTTTCTAATTGAACCGCAAGATAAGCCACCTAGTCAAACAGAGCCagacaataaaaaagtcGACGTTTCAACGACTCTTTCTACTAATGATAATCTGGTATTATGTTGGCGAGACTTAAACTTTACCGTGGTAACGAAGACTTCTAAGAAGCAAATCTTAACAAATGTCAGTGGATATCTCAAGAAAAACACTTTAACAGCTTTACTTGGTGAGAATAAATCTGGTAAATCTGTGTTACTTCGTATTCTATCCCAAAGAGGCATAGCTGGATCCGTTGAAGGCGAAATAACTTTGAgtggtttaaaaaatccaaagaaCCTTAGAAAGCGAATTGGATATGTTCGGAAGAATCCGTTATTCATCTCTGAGTATACCGTGCGAGAAACTCTTCGTTTGCATGCTGCCCTTCGACAATCGAAGCAAAGGAGCCTTTCAGAGCAATATGCATACGTTGAATACGTTATTGACTTTCTTGGATTGGGAGAAGTTGCCGATTTTATTGTGGGTGATATGGGTAAAGGTTTGAGTTTATATCACAAAAGGTTACTTAGTATCGCAGTTGAACTTTCAGCTAGACCAGGTTCAATCTTACTGCTAGATGAACCTGCAAATGGTCTCGACAGTCAGTCTGCTTGGATGTTGGTGTGCATTTTGCAAAAGTTGGCCAGATCAGGTTTATCTATTTTATGCTCTGTTAGTCAACCAAGTTCTAGAATTTTGGAGCTATTTGATATGATGCTTATCCTCGATCTCAATGGAAATACGGTATATTACGATACTATGGGAAGAGATTTGTCGAAACTTGTAAATTACTTCAAACGTATTCATGGAACCAATGAACACAGTAAGGATACTgctgattttgttttgcatTGCATTCAATTCTTGAAACAAGGTCCTGAGTTTGATTATGCGGGTGCATGGGCTTCGACGAATACTCACAAACAGATAATTGAGCATGTCAATTTCATCATGGACAACCCAGAATTAACAGATGATGATTTTCCAAATGAAACGAGGTTTATGActagtttctttttccaaatataCAAGATCTCCATGAGAAATTTTGTAGCGTATTGGCGAGATAGTTCTCTTTTAAGAGCTAGGGTCGCATTTAATATCGTTGCTGGTCTTATTATTGGGTTTTCATTCTATAAACAAGGAGTTGGTGTTGAAGAAACGCAGAATAAGATGTTCTCAGCATATATGCTCACGGTAGCATCCACATCGACGATGAATGGTTTACAACCcaaatttatatattttagaaGCATTTATGAGCAATATGAGCAGAACACTGCTATTTATTCTCGAACGGCATTTATAATCGCTTTCTTTCTGGTGGAAGCCGTAATTAATTGCTGTTTTGCTacccttttcttttttggatgGTACTATCCTAGTGGTTTCTACGAGTTCAACCATAACATTCCTTTCTATGGTGGATTTGCATGGCTTATGTTAATGATATTTACATTATACTATACGACTCTTGGAATCGGTATAGCTACGATTTCACCTAGTATCGGTACTGCTTCTATCATTAGTGGTACTGCTTTCGTGTTTATTCAGTATTTCAATGGTATGATTCAACTGCCGGGTGTTATTGTAGGTTTCTGGAAGTGGATGGATGCACTTAGTCCCTACAAGTATTTCTTAGAAGGCATGATAGGAGGAGTGCTACATGACGCTCCAATCACTTGTGAGAAGTTTGAAATTCACTACGTTGATCCCCCACCGAATTATAGCTGTGGAGAATATTTCAGtagctttttaaattctagTGGCCATGGGATTGTATATAATCCAGAAGCTTATTCTAGTTGCCAGTACTGTCCTTATAAAAATGCGGACGAACTCATGGTGGGCTTTGGCTACCACTACAACCATAAATGGCgaaatttttgcattatGATCGGCTACACAGCTTTTAATCTTGGAGCTGCAATTGCTCTTTACTATATCATACACAAAACGCCTTGGAAAAGGTTGGCTGCTCGTTTTGTTCCAGATTAG
- a CDS encoding NADP-dependent oxidoreductase — translation MVSNNAVIIKKYLDSTAGYPVIGEHLAFEKREFDLENAQVDEETPVLLKNIYTSVDPYLRMRMQSPKHASYIPPLELGKPFYNSTVAKVVKSTLDQYKPGMDVVFVSGWEEYTFVSKQALGFLQPINNPYKLPLIDFVGSLGMPSQTAYCGLKHIGKPKAGETIYISAASGAVGQMAGQLAKAMGLHVVGSVGSDEKFKICLDSGYDSVFNYKKESPFKALPRLCPKGIDIYFENVGGETMDAVLENMNLQGRIIFCGAISQYNNPNPYRVKNLGMVLVKSLTIQGFIVANILPQYQEQYFEEMPKLIAEGKIKYKCDVYDGLESAPEAFIGMLQGKNSGKTIVKIADE, via the coding sequence ATGGTATCAAACAACGCtgtaattattaaaaaatatcttgATTCTACAGCTGGATATCCTGTTATAGGAGAACACTtagcttttgaaaaaaggGAATTCGATTTGGAGAATGCGCAAGTTGACGAAGAAACGCCTGTTCTTTTAAAGAACATTTATACCTCTGTTGATCCTTACCTTCGTATGCGTATGCAATCACCAAAGCATGCATCGTATATTCCGCCTTTGGAATTGGGAAAACCGTTTTATAACTCTACAGTCGCCAAAGTAGTCAAATCGACACTCGACCAGTACAAGCCAGGAATGGATGTTGTTTTTGTTAGTGGATGGGAGGAATATACGTTTGTGAGTAAACAAGCACTTGGTTTCCTTCAACCCATCAACAATCCATATAAACTCCCTTTGATTGACTTTGTCGGATCACTCGGTATGCCCAGTCAGACGGCCTATTGTGGTTTAAAGCATATTGGCAAACCAAAGGCTGGTGAGACTATTTACATATCTGCGGCTTCAGGAGCAGTAGGGCAGATGGCAGGACAATTGGCTAAAGCTATGGGATTGCATGTAGTGGGCAGCGTAGGTAGTGACGAGAAGTTCAAAATATGCTTAGACTCGGGTTATGACAGTGTATTCAATTACAAGAAAGAGAGTCCATTTAAAGCACTACCACGTTTGTGTCCTAAAGGTATAGATATCTACTTTGAGAATGTTGGAGGTGAAACAATGGATGCAGTACTCGAGAATATGAATTTACAGGGCCGGATCATTTTTTGTGGTGCCATTAGTCAATACAACAATCCTAATCCTTATAGGGTGAAGAATTTGGGTATGGTACTTGTCAAAAGTCTCACAATACAGGGCTTCATTGTCGCTAATATCTTGCCACAATACCAGGAGCAGTACTTTGAGGAAATGCCCAAGTTGATTGCtgaaggaaaaataaagtacaAGTGCGATGTTTATGATGGTCTTGAGTCTGCGCCGGAGGCATTTATTGGCATGCTTCAAGGAAAGAACTCGGGTAAGACCATCGTGAAGATTGCAGATGAGTAA